A region of Pelagicoccus sp. SDUM812003 DNA encodes the following proteins:
- the ahpF gene encoding alkyl hydroperoxide reductase subunit F, producing the protein MKLSPEIVSTLKAYAEKLTRTVQFKLFDGSHPKRPELVDLLVQVTSLSDKLELIYSETGFNVREGLTFELLADGETTGIRFSGIPGGHEFNSFVLAFLQAGGIPVKLDEGVQQQVRAIDVPLSFEVFVSLDCHNCPDVVQTLNQFSVINPKISCEMIDGGNHVKLAEERNVQGVPTVFLNKKPFSSGKISAAEILSKIADIATIAPVKLAADETLYDVAVVGGGPAAAAAAIYTARKGLKVLMLAEKIGGQVNDTMGIENLIGTAKTTGPELSRNLRSHIADYSIKTREDVRVAAVSQLDGSPHWQLKLATGEQLKSKTVIIATGAKWRELGVPGEKENVGNGVAYCPHCDGPFFKGKDVVVVGGGNSGVEAALDLSGIVKSVTVVEFLDTLKADKVLADQLQKTKNATIITGAATESIEADAKGVKGLKIKNRETGESRFLPTEGVFVQIGLAPNSALVKGLVETNRFGEIVVSPRCETNQAGIYACGDVTTVPFKQIIVSMGEGAKAGLAAFEYLLKSSSNVEN; encoded by the coding sequence ATGAAGCTTAGCCCGGAAATCGTTTCCACTCTCAAGGCCTACGCCGAAAAACTCACCCGAACGGTGCAGTTCAAGCTGTTCGACGGCAGCCATCCCAAGCGGCCGGAACTGGTGGATCTGCTGGTGCAGGTCACCTCGCTCTCCGACAAGCTGGAGCTCATCTACAGCGAGACCGGTTTCAACGTGCGCGAAGGTCTCACCTTCGAACTGCTTGCCGATGGCGAGACCACCGGCATTCGCTTCTCCGGCATCCCGGGCGGACACGAGTTCAACTCCTTCGTCTTGGCCTTCCTGCAAGCTGGCGGCATCCCGGTCAAACTCGACGAAGGCGTGCAGCAGCAGGTTCGCGCCATCGACGTGCCCCTGAGCTTCGAAGTCTTCGTTTCCCTCGATTGCCACAACTGCCCGGATGTGGTGCAGACGCTCAACCAGTTCAGCGTCATCAATCCAAAGATCTCCTGCGAGATGATCGACGGCGGCAATCACGTGAAACTGGCTGAGGAGCGCAACGTGCAGGGCGTGCCTACGGTCTTTCTCAACAAGAAGCCGTTCTCCAGCGGAAAGATAAGCGCCGCGGAAATCCTCTCCAAAATCGCCGACATCGCCACCATCGCCCCGGTCAAGCTTGCCGCGGACGAGACCCTTTACGACGTAGCCGTCGTGGGCGGAGGACCTGCTGCTGCAGCGGCGGCCATCTACACCGCCCGCAAAGGGCTAAAGGTGCTCATGCTCGCCGAAAAGATCGGCGGTCAGGTCAACGATACCATGGGTATCGAAAATCTTATCGGAACTGCCAAAACGACGGGACCAGAGCTATCTCGAAACCTGCGCTCCCATATCGCTGACTACTCCATAAAGACGCGTGAGGACGTGCGGGTGGCCGCGGTGAGCCAACTTGATGGAAGCCCTCACTGGCAGTTGAAGCTCGCCACGGGCGAGCAGCTCAAGTCCAAGACCGTGATCATCGCGACAGGAGCCAAGTGGCGCGAGCTGGGCGTCCCTGGCGAGAAGGAAAACGTAGGAAACGGCGTCGCCTACTGCCCGCACTGCGACGGTCCATTTTTCAAGGGCAAGGACGTCGTGGTGGTCGGCGGGGGCAATTCCGGCGTGGAAGCGGCCCTCGATCTTTCCGGCATCGTCAAGTCCGTCACGGTGGTGGAGTTTCTGGATACGCTAAAAGCGGACAAGGTATTGGCCGATCAACTACAGAAGACTAAAAACGCCACCATCATCACCGGCGCCGCCACCGAGAGCATCGAAGCGGATGCCAAAGGCGTCAAAGGCCTGAAGATCAAGAACCGCGAGACAGGCGAATCTCGTTTCCTGCCAACCGAGGGCGTATTCGTGCAAATCGGCCTAGCTCCTAACAGCGCCTTGGTGAAGGGCCTGGTCGAAACCAACCGATTCGGCGAAATCGTAGTCAGCCCACGCTGCGAAACGAATCAGGCCGGCATCTACGCATGCGGCGACGTCACAACCGTGCCGTTCAAGCAGATCATCGTATCCATGGGCGAAGGAGCCAAAGCAGGTCTGGCCGCCTTCGAGTACCTGCTGAAGAGCTCCAGCAACGTCGAAAACTAG
- the dxr gene encoding 1-deoxy-D-xylulose-5-phosphate reductoisomerase encodes MNVVLLGATGSIGDSTLKVIRKHRDRLNLVGIAANRNAEKLASIAREFSVPHIGLFDETAFGEAKRSGVFPRQASLHRGLDGLRELASIAEADAVLVAVVGTHGLLPALSALEAGKTLAIASKEILVLAGKFIMDAARRSGSRILPVDSEHNALFQCLDGSPNRHVEKLILTASGGSFRDLPVEELPFVTVKQALQHPNWDMGPKVTIDAATMANKGLEMIEARWLFDMKASQIDAVVHPQSIIHSMAQFIDGSVLAQLCPPDMTFAIQHCLLYPDRGPGVMEPLDFTKAMQLDFSPPDLKRYPCLGLARQAMQAGGVATGVFNAANEIAVQAFVQGKVRFIEIATIIEKTLQSIETVEPGSLEEVLSYDQLARENANRFVAEIAGRAKSFT; translated from the coding sequence ATGAACGTAGTTCTCCTCGGAGCCACCGGATCCATCGGCGACAGCACCCTGAAGGTCATCCGAAAACACCGCGATCGGCTGAACCTGGTCGGCATCGCGGCCAACCGCAACGCCGAGAAACTCGCCTCCATCGCCCGGGAGTTCTCCGTGCCGCATATCGGATTGTTCGACGAAACCGCCTTCGGAGAGGCCAAGCGATCCGGCGTCTTCCCTCGCCAGGCCAGCTTGCATCGCGGGCTGGATGGACTGAGGGAGCTCGCCAGCATTGCAGAAGCCGACGCCGTCCTAGTGGCGGTGGTGGGCACGCACGGACTGCTGCCGGCCTTGAGCGCTTTGGAAGCCGGCAAGACCCTAGCCATCGCGTCGAAGGAAATTCTGGTCCTGGCCGGCAAGTTCATCATGGACGCGGCCCGTCGGTCCGGAAGCCGCATCCTGCCCGTGGACAGCGAACACAACGCCCTCTTCCAGTGCCTCGACGGCTCTCCAAACCGCCACGTGGAAAAGCTCATCCTCACCGCGTCCGGAGGCAGTTTCCGAGATCTGCCAGTGGAGGAGCTGCCCTTCGTGACCGTGAAGCAGGCTCTCCAGCATCCCAATTGGGACATGGGCCCGAAGGTCACCATCGATGCCGCCACCATGGCGAACAAAGGCTTGGAGATGATCGAAGCCCGCTGGCTGTTCGACATGAAGGCCAGCCAGATCGACGCGGTAGTGCACCCTCAGAGCATCATCCACTCCATGGCCCAGTTCATCGACGGCTCGGTCCTGGCCCAGCTTTGCCCGCCGGACATGACCTTCGCCATCCAGCATTGCCTACTCTATCCGGATCGCGGTCCCGGCGTTATGGAGCCGCTGGACTTCACCAAGGCGATGCAGCTCGACTTCTCGCCGCCCGATCTGAAGCGCTATCCCTGCCTCGGCCTCGCTCGGCAAGCCATGCAGGCTGGCGGCGTGGCCACCGGCGTCTTCAACGCGGCCAACGAAATCGCCGTGCAGGCCTTCGTGCAGGGAAAGGTAAGGTTTATCGAAATCGCGACGATCATTGAGAAAACCCTCCAGTCGATCGAAACTGTCGAACCCGGCTCGCTCGAAGAAGTCTTGAGCTACGACCAGTTGGCTCGCGAAAACGCGAACCGGTTCGTCGCCGAAATCGCCGGCAGGGCCAAGTCGTTCACTTGA
- a CDS encoding LysR family transcriptional regulator, translating to MELQQLRYFVAVSKHRNFTRAAEECRVSQPALSMQIQKLEGALGGPLFHRQGRKIVLTGLGERLLSKAENLLLLHQSAIDELRDEVVSGGVAQFGATLTIAPYLIPYVVSHADRDDIPPFRMEENFTEGLLDRILDGSLDFALMSTPVEIASLMVKVVAREPFVLVMPSDHRLSRKGKISMDDALKEPFLPLSQIHCAGRQISEFYSKRENQPRSQFESAQIDTILKLVGKGLGVTLLPKMAVLGSLDESLCYRYIHGVKLDREISMVHHPDRYLSDSARKMMTLIETCLNDFVKE from the coding sequence ATGGAATTGCAGCAGCTTAGGTATTTCGTAGCGGTGTCCAAGCATCGAAACTTCACGCGGGCGGCGGAGGAGTGTCGCGTTTCTCAGCCGGCATTGAGCATGCAGATCCAGAAGCTGGAGGGGGCTCTCGGGGGGCCGCTGTTTCACCGACAAGGGCGCAAGATCGTGCTCACGGGACTAGGCGAGCGCTTGCTTTCCAAGGCGGAGAACCTGCTTCTGTTGCATCAAAGCGCCATCGACGAGCTGCGCGACGAAGTGGTTTCCGGTGGTGTGGCTCAGTTCGGGGCTACCTTGACCATCGCTCCCTACCTCATCCCGTACGTGGTGAGCCATGCGGATCGCGATGACATTCCTCCGTTTCGCATGGAAGAGAATTTCACCGAAGGGCTGCTGGATCGGATCCTTGACGGCAGTCTGGACTTCGCTCTGATGTCCACTCCGGTGGAGATCGCCAGTCTGATGGTCAAGGTGGTGGCGCGCGAACCCTTCGTTCTGGTGATGCCGTCCGACCATCGACTTTCGCGAAAAGGCAAGATCAGCATGGACGACGCCCTCAAGGAGCCTTTTCTCCCTCTCAGCCAAATCCACTGCGCCGGGCGGCAGATCAGCGAATTCTACTCGAAGCGCGAGAATCAGCCTCGATCCCAATTCGAAAGCGCTCAGATCGACACCATCCTAAAGCTGGTAGGCAAGGGGCTTGGGGTGACCCTGCTGCCGAAAATGGCCGTTCTGGGCTCTTTGGACGAATCGCTCTGCTATCGCTACATCCACGGGGTCAAGCTGGATCGCGAGATTTCCATGGTGCATCACCCGGACCGTTACCTGAGCGATTCGGCTCGCAAGATGATGACGCTGATCGAAACCTGCCTCAACGATTTCGTGAAAGAATAG
- the ispG gene encoding (E)-4-hydroxy-3-methylbut-2-enyl-diphosphate synthase — MSSYCLSRYETRRRLSREVNVGSVPVGGSQPIRIQSMTTTLTQDVEATVKQAIALAEVGCEIVRVTAPNKTAAKALKDIRAQFSAAGFAHVPLVADIHFLPAAAMEAVEHVEKVRVNPGNYADKKKFAVLEYTDAEYESELQRLYESFSPLVKRAKQLGRSLRIGTNHGSLSDRIMNRYGDTPLGMVESALEFLRIAESHGFHDMILSMKASNPKVMIEAYRLLVVHMEKENMSYPLHLGVTEAGDGEDGRIKSAIGIGSLLMDGLGDTIRVSLTEDPVYEIPVAQALAEKVMKNWVQESPKAIEPRPDDHDSIDPFHFERRSVETISLGNAATLGSDQPPTVITPIKHPISEYVTIAAEAKTSRPKLGDAKLEGLLVKANTLDDLQFVAPLCEGISGAAEFVVLELDPELALDEVSLALPNHPLPLAIVRDFGDEDYNDYKQFVHLCGQFKIRPIIAVSPAVSDGILSEPSPDTIITLRGDISSSASEHQAGKYRQLAERLKRWKNASPIWIRNVKSASTATSDKASSPFLSKLLDASILTGSLLCDGLGDMVSIESDDDLIRSTRLAYNVLQGAGSRITRTEFVACPSCGRTLFDLQTTTQRIRSKTGHLKGVKIAIMGCIVNGPGEMADADFGYVGGAPGKINLYVGKECVKYNIPQAEADERLIDLIREHGKWSDPKEAVHI; from the coding sequence ATGAGCTCGTATTGCCTTTCTCGCTACGAAACGCGACGGCGCTTGAGCCGGGAAGTAAACGTGGGCTCGGTCCCCGTCGGCGGCAGCCAGCCAATTCGTATCCAGTCCATGACCACGACCTTGACCCAAGACGTCGAGGCCACCGTCAAGCAGGCCATCGCCCTAGCGGAAGTCGGCTGCGAAATCGTGCGCGTCACCGCTCCGAACAAGACGGCCGCCAAGGCGCTGAAGGATATTCGCGCCCAGTTCAGCGCCGCTGGCTTCGCTCATGTTCCGCTGGTGGCGGATATCCATTTTCTGCCAGCTGCCGCCATGGAAGCGGTGGAGCACGTGGAAAAGGTGCGCGTCAACCCAGGCAACTACGCGGACAAGAAGAAATTCGCCGTGCTCGAGTATACGGATGCTGAATACGAATCCGAGCTGCAGCGACTCTACGAGTCCTTTTCGCCTTTGGTCAAGCGAGCCAAGCAGCTTGGTCGCTCCCTGCGCATCGGCACCAACCATGGCTCGCTATCGGACCGTATCATGAATCGCTACGGCGACACGCCTCTTGGCATGGTGGAGTCCGCCCTGGAGTTTCTCCGAATCGCGGAATCGCATGGATTTCACGATATGATTCTCTCCATGAAAGCCAGCAATCCGAAGGTGATGATCGAAGCCTATCGCCTGCTGGTTGTTCACATGGAAAAGGAGAACATGAGCTACCCGCTCCACCTGGGCGTCACCGAGGCGGGCGACGGCGAGGACGGGCGCATCAAGTCCGCCATCGGCATCGGCAGCCTGCTCATGGACGGACTTGGCGATACCATTCGCGTCTCCCTGACCGAGGATCCAGTCTACGAGATCCCCGTCGCTCAGGCCCTTGCCGAAAAGGTCATGAAAAACTGGGTACAGGAATCGCCAAAAGCCATTGAACCCAGACCTGACGATCACGACTCGATCGATCCGTTCCACTTCGAACGTCGTTCGGTAGAGACGATTTCCTTGGGAAACGCGGCAACTCTCGGTAGCGATCAGCCGCCGACTGTGATCACCCCCATCAAGCATCCAATTTCCGAATACGTGACCATCGCCGCGGAGGCGAAAACCTCGCGCCCCAAGCTCGGCGACGCCAAGCTGGAGGGACTGCTGGTGAAAGCGAACACTCTGGACGATCTGCAATTCGTAGCGCCGCTTTGCGAAGGCATCAGCGGCGCAGCGGAGTTCGTCGTACTCGAGCTGGACCCCGAGCTTGCCCTGGACGAAGTCTCTCTGGCCTTGCCAAATCACCCGCTCCCCTTGGCTATCGTACGAGACTTCGGGGACGAAGACTACAACGACTACAAGCAGTTCGTGCACCTCTGCGGACAGTTTAAAATCCGTCCCATCATCGCAGTCTCGCCCGCGGTGAGCGACGGCATTCTTTCCGAGCCAAGCCCCGATACCATCATCACCCTGCGCGGCGACATATCGTCATCCGCATCGGAACATCAGGCCGGAAAGTACCGGCAGCTTGCGGAGCGTCTGAAACGCTGGAAGAACGCATCCCCGATCTGGATACGCAACGTGAAGTCGGCTTCCACAGCTACGTCGGACAAAGCCTCCTCTCCTTTCCTCTCCAAACTCCTCGACGCCAGCATCCTCACCGGCAGCCTCCTCTGCGATGGGCTCGGCGACATGGTCAGCATCGAGAGCGACGACGACCTGATTCGTTCCACGCGGCTCGCCTACAACGTGCTGCAGGGCGCTGGCTCGCGCATCACGCGAACCGAATTCGTCGCCTGCCCGAGCTGCGGGCGCACGTTGTTCGATTTGCAAACCACCACGCAACGCATTCGCTCCAAGACCGGCCACCTGAAAGGCGTTAAGATCGCCATCATGGGCTGTATCGTAAACGGACCGGGCGAAATGGCGGACGCGGATTTCGGATACGTAGGCGGAGCCCCTGGCAAGATCAATCTGTACGTGGGCAAGGAATGCGTGAAATACAACATCCCGCAAGCCGAGGCGGACGAGCGCCTGATCGACTTGATCCGCGAGCACGGCAAATGGAGCGACCCTAAGGAAGCGGTTCACATCTAA
- a CDS encoding TetR family transcriptional regulator, translating into MSKTETRERILLAAVDQFAERGFQRVTVSSICQQAKANVALVNYYFGSKQRLYREALRTAFEVAERQYPIRGSVPSRSIRSSEQQLKTFMNAVIRRAFDTGPAGKFDRMLAHETTRETEAEDFIVKEVFELQGKALRRVLQTLLGTRSRERIAQAHLNIAALCVFPKLVSPLRKMRFPTPPTDRQLSSYIRRQTDFALAGLATLKS; encoded by the coding sequence ATGTCTAAGACGGAAACGAGAGAACGCATACTTCTGGCGGCTGTTGACCAGTTCGCGGAACGGGGCTTCCAACGCGTCACCGTTTCATCCATCTGCCAACAGGCAAAGGCAAACGTCGCTCTGGTGAACTATTACTTCGGCTCCAAGCAAAGGCTCTATCGAGAAGCGCTCAGGACGGCCTTCGAGGTCGCCGAACGCCAGTATCCAATTCGTGGATCCGTCCCCTCACGATCAATTCGATCGAGCGAGCAGCAGTTGAAAACGTTCATGAACGCGGTCATCAGACGAGCCTTCGATACAGGGCCCGCTGGCAAGTTCGACCGGATGCTGGCGCATGAGACGACCCGCGAAACGGAGGCCGAGGATTTCATCGTGAAGGAAGTCTTCGAACTGCAGGGCAAAGCGCTGAGACGCGTCCTGCAAACGCTTCTCGGGACGCGTTCCAGAGAGCGTATCGCCCAGGCCCACCTCAATATCGCGGCGCTGTGCGTCTTCCCGAAACTGGTTTCACCCCTGCGAAAAATGCGTTTCCCCACACCTCCTACCGATCGACAGCTTTCCTCCTACATTCGACGCCAAACCGATTTCGCCTTGGCCGGTCTTGCAACGCTCAAATCCTAG
- a CDS encoding GNAT family N-acetyltransferase, whose protein sequence is MPTDTAITIRPANLASERDRSALVSLLDEYCKDVMGGGSPLPKNARMHLCDALAERSNAFVFLAFADESPAGIAICFEGFSTFACKPLMNLHDFAVHPRFRGQGIAHRLLLAVEELARGRGCCKLTLEVLEGNQRAQKVYREFGFAGYELDPKMGRALFFDKKL, encoded by the coding sequence ATGCCCACTGACACCGCGATTACTATCAGGCCTGCAAACCTCGCTTCGGAGCGCGATCGATCGGCACTAGTGTCCTTGCTCGATGAATACTGCAAAGACGTCATGGGCGGCGGTTCTCCACTACCGAAAAACGCGAGGATGCACCTTTGCGACGCCCTTGCCGAGCGCTCCAACGCATTCGTTTTTCTCGCCTTCGCCGACGAGTCACCCGCGGGCATCGCCATCTGCTTCGAGGGTTTCTCCACCTTCGCCTGCAAGCCGCTGATGAATCTCCACGACTTCGCGGTTCACCCTCGCTTTCGCGGGCAAGGCATCGCTCACCGCCTGCTGCTGGCGGTAGAGGAGCTCGCCCGTGGTCGAGGCTGCTGCAAGCTGACGCTGGAAGTGCTGGAAGGCAATCAACGCGCCCAGAAGGTGTATCGCGAATTTGGATTCGCCGGCTACGAGCTCGATCCAAAAATGGGAAGAGCCCTTTTCTTCGACAAGAAACTTTAG
- the rseP gene encoding RIP metalloprotease RseP yields the protein MNFPDLLDKGWGALMVVLFFGGSIFVHELGHFLAAKWRGLHIDRFSIGFGPKIVSWTRGSVEYRLSWFPLGGYVALPQLADMRGIEGDSSVDYKALPRIGYLDKVIVASAGAVFNVIFAFLLASLLFFTGRPTAEDRASTEIGFLSETLVNKDGETVPAPAYSAGLRVGDQIVAIDGEPVLDWDDIQAGIALSSGVTVSGDRVIDFEVLRGDQRLNFAVQPIISEDYKLRQVGMLPGYTVMVKSLFPNSPAVKAGVEPGDVLVALDGNPVRSPAFYRTYISDKKDQEVALTVQRGDEIIETKLVPEEVQVWKNGGTATLTGIYEFDKKRGLIYQTPVEQMVEVVTTTWTNLQALIHKNSDIGISHMSGPAGIIRVIYNASQYDMLNTLWIVVFINVSLAIFNMMPIPVLDGGHIVFATISKLRRNPINPNIIASIQGSFMLLLFSMIIYVSFFDISRWISETTEVNEIRDQRIAPVFGQDDSTTAASGETQDATPEQ from the coding sequence ATGAATTTTCCCGATCTACTCGACAAAGGCTGGGGCGCCCTGATGGTGGTCCTCTTCTTCGGAGGCTCCATCTTCGTGCACGAGCTGGGCCACTTCCTGGCCGCCAAATGGCGCGGGCTGCACATCGATCGCTTCTCCATCGGCTTCGGACCGAAAATCGTCAGCTGGACCCGCGGCAGCGTGGAATACCGACTCTCCTGGTTCCCGCTGGGCGGCTACGTGGCCCTGCCGCAATTGGCCGACATGCGCGGCATCGAAGGCGATTCCTCAGTCGACTACAAGGCCCTGCCACGCATTGGCTACCTGGACAAGGTCATCGTGGCCTCCGCAGGGGCCGTCTTCAACGTGATCTTCGCTTTCCTGCTGGCCAGCTTGCTCTTCTTCACCGGACGCCCTACCGCGGAGGATCGAGCGTCCACCGAAATCGGTTTCCTCAGCGAGACCCTGGTCAACAAGGACGGCGAGACCGTGCCCGCCCCAGCCTACTCCGCCGGCTTGCGCGTCGGAGACCAGATCGTAGCCATCGACGGCGAACCGGTGCTCGACTGGGACGATATCCAAGCAGGCATCGCCCTGAGCAGCGGCGTCACCGTTTCGGGCGATCGCGTGATCGACTTCGAAGTCCTGCGCGGCGACCAGCGGCTCAACTTCGCCGTGCAGCCCATCATCTCCGAGGACTACAAGCTGCGACAGGTCGGCATGCTCCCTGGCTACACGGTCATGGTGAAATCCCTTTTTCCGAATTCTCCCGCCGTGAAGGCGGGGGTGGAGCCTGGCGACGTGCTAGTAGCGCTTGACGGAAATCCGGTGCGCAGCCCCGCGTTCTACCGCACCTACATTTCCGACAAGAAGGATCAGGAAGTCGCGCTCACCGTGCAGCGTGGGGACGAGATCATTGAGACCAAACTGGTGCCCGAGGAGGTGCAGGTCTGGAAAAACGGCGGCACCGCTACGCTGACCGGCATCTACGAATTCGACAAGAAACGCGGTCTGATCTACCAGACTCCGGTCGAACAAATGGTCGAGGTCGTCACTACGACCTGGACCAACCTTCAGGCTCTTATTCACAAGAATTCCGACATCGGCATCAGCCACATGAGCGGTCCGGCCGGCATCATCCGCGTGATCTACAACGCCTCGCAGTACGACATGCTGAACACGCTCTGGATCGTGGTCTTCATCAACGTGAGCCTCGCCATCTTCAACATGATGCCGATCCCGGTGCTCGACGGCGGCCACATCGTGTTCGCCACCATTTCCAAGCTGCGACGCAACCCGATCAATCCCAACATCATCGCGTCGATCCAAGGCAGTTTCATGCTGCTGCTCTTCAGCATGATCATCTACGTCTCCTTCTTCGACATCAGTCGTTGGATTTCCGAGACCACCGAAGTCAACGAAATCCGAGACCAACGTATCGCTCCGGTATTCGGCCAAGATGATTCCACTACCGCTGCAAGCGGCGAAACCCAAGACGCTACACCAGAGCAATGA
- the ahpC gene encoding alkyl hydroperoxide reductase subunit C — protein MAKINQSIPDFEAQAFHNGEFITVSSEDVKGKWAVFCFYPADFTFVCPTELGDLADHYAELKELGVEVYSVSTDTHFVHKAWHDASETIGKISFPMIGDPTGKITRGFDIMIEEEGLALRGTFVVDPEGKIKVMEIHDLGIGRSASDLVRKVKAAQYVAANDGEVCPAKWQPGEETLKPSLDLVGKI, from the coding sequence ATGGCAAAAATCAATCAATCCATCCCTGACTTCGAAGCGCAGGCTTTCCACAACGGAGAGTTTATCACCGTCTCCTCCGAGGACGTGAAAGGCAAGTGGGCCGTTTTCTGCTTCTATCCGGCAGACTTCACCTTCGTCTGCCCGACCGAGCTGGGCGACTTGGCGGACCACTACGCCGAGCTCAAGGAACTGGGCGTCGAGGTCTACTCGGTGTCAACCGACACCCACTTCGTTCACAAGGCATGGCACGATGCCTCCGAAACCATCGGAAAGATCAGCTTCCCGATGATCGGCGACCCCACGGGCAAGATCACCCGCGGCTTCGACATCATGATCGAGGAGGAAGGCCTGGCCCTCCGCGGCACCTTCGTGGTCGACCCGGAAGGCAAGATCAAGGTGATGGAAATCCACGATCTCGGCATTGGCCGTTCCGCTTCCGATCTGGTGCGCAAGGTCAAGGCCGCCCAGTACGTCGCTGCGAACGATGGCGAAGTCTGCCCTGCGAAGTGGCAGCCAGGCGAAGAAACGCTCAAGCCAAGCCTCGATCTCGTGGGCAAGATCTAG
- a CDS encoding efflux transporter outer membrane subunit, translating into MSRLLPNLPLLLPALFLGACFSPSQWSEKEPLPLPDSYQSGATTELEIAQSLLHLFDTPELDRVVELALENNPSLSGAMARFEEAGFLLTQTRSRLFPSLDGGASARRDDPAGFGASDTYSVSLDASWEVDVWGRLRANANASRADLAASEADFHYARQSLVAQVMQAWFSLVAAEKLTELDQRRVNSFTTTEQLVSRRFDLGEASYSELNLARTDLENAKADLESSLSLRDQRARQLNALAGQYPNASYGSRLSWPQLDRTVSPDLPSELLAARPDIQAAFARIRAADARVSVSQADLLPSLRLTGTGGRTSSELSDLKSSAFDSWNALANVSMTLFDAGNRTAAIGAARKRAEQAFFNYQSVVLNALREVENALSSEGYLESEESARLAALEAANNALDRVQREYESGLTTLLTLLETQRRVFNTERQTINLRASRLSNRVNLALALGKAF; encoded by the coding sequence ATGTCCCGCCTCCTTCCAAATCTACCGCTGCTTCTCCCCGCCCTTTTTCTGGGAGCCTGCTTCAGTCCTTCCCAGTGGAGCGAAAAGGAGCCCCTTCCGCTGCCCGATTCCTATCAATCCGGCGCGACGACGGAGCTCGAAATCGCCCAATCGCTTCTGCACCTTTTCGATACGCCCGAACTCGACCGCGTGGTGGAGCTTGCCTTGGAGAACAATCCAAGCCTATCCGGCGCCATGGCGCGGTTCGAAGAGGCCGGCTTCCTGCTGACGCAAACCCGCTCGCGCCTTTTCCCTTCGCTTGACGGCGGAGCGAGCGCCCGCCGCGACGACCCAGCTGGATTCGGCGCCTCGGATACGTATTCAGTTTCTCTTGACGCTAGCTGGGAGGTAGATGTCTGGGGAAGGTTGAGGGCGAATGCCAACGCCAGTCGGGCCGATCTCGCCGCATCGGAGGCCGACTTTCACTACGCTCGTCAATCTCTGGTCGCTCAGGTCATGCAAGCATGGTTTTCGCTGGTCGCTGCAGAAAAACTGACCGAGCTCGACCAGCGCCGAGTGAATTCCTTCACCACCACCGAGCAGCTCGTCAGCAGGCGATTCGATCTCGGAGAAGCAAGCTACAGCGAATTGAACCTGGCTCGCACCGACTTGGAAAACGCCAAGGCCGACCTCGAATCCAGTCTCAGTCTGCGCGATCAGCGGGCCCGACAATTGAACGCCCTCGCTGGGCAGTACCCAAACGCTTCCTACGGTTCGCGCCTGAGCTGGCCCCAGCTCGACAGAACTGTCTCCCCGGATCTTCCTTCGGAGCTCCTTGCCGCTCGACCCGATATTCAGGCCGCCTTCGCTCGCATAAGAGCCGCCGACGCTCGCGTATCCGTTTCTCAGGCGGACCTGCTCCCCTCCCTCCGTCTCACCGGAACTGGAGGAAGGACTAGTTCCGAGCTCTCCGACCTGAAAAGCTCGGCCTTCGACTCGTGGAACGCCCTCGCGAACGTCTCCATGACCCTCTTCGACGCAGGCAACCGAACAGCCGCTATCGGAGCGGCTCGCAAGCGGGCCGAACAGGCATTCTTCAACTATCAATCCGTAGTGCTCAACGCCCTACGGGAAGTCGAAAACGCTTTGAGCTCCGAGGGTTACCTCGAAAGTGAGGAATCCGCTCGCCTCGCAGCTCTGGAAGCAGCCAACAACGCTCTCGACAGAGTCCAGCGCGAGTATGAATCCGGACTCACTACGCTTCTCACTCTTTTGGAAACGCAAAGACGCGTATTCAATACGGAACGACAAACGATCAACCTTAGAGCCTCGCGCTTAAGCAACCGCGTCAACCTCGCCCTCGCCCTCGGCAAAGCGTTTTAA